In one Pseudarthrobacter sp. NBSH8 genomic region, the following are encoded:
- a CDS encoding SPOR domain-containing protein — MTEYWYNVNTHEVEEDALSDWSQLIGPYKTREEAEHALEKVRARNESWEKGDDD; from the coding sequence ATGACTGAGTACTGGTACAACGTGAACACCCACGAGGTGGAAGAAGACGCACTCTCGGACTGGAGCCAGCTGATCGGCCCCTACAAAACGCGGGAAGAGGCCGAACACGCCCTCGAAAAGGTCCGGGCCCGGAATGAGTCGTGGGAAAAGGGCGATGACGACTGA
- the panB gene encoding 3-methyl-2-oxobutanoate hydroxymethyltransferase, translated as MDSTNSSESSASAEVHAPYGTGPAPVQAPSSEINAKPAPRVRIHHLQQAKRDGKRFAMLTAYEQYSAEIFDQAGIEVLLVGDSASNNVFGNETSLPVTVDELLPLCRAVARSAKRALVVADLPFGSYEVSAQQGVETGVRFLKEGLAHAVKIEGGKYYAETVHAMVQAGVPVMAHIGFTPQSEHALGGYRVQGRGEDAQRLIDDAVALVEAGAFAVLMEMVPADTAAAVDAAVSVPTVGIGAGNATTGQVLVWQDMAGFRGGRMAKFVKQYADLRTALSDAAKAYGDEVRTGAFPGPEHSF; from the coding sequence ATGGACTCCACCAATAGCTCTGAGTCAAGCGCGTCCGCTGAAGTACACGCACCCTACGGAACCGGACCTGCACCGGTGCAGGCACCGTCGTCGGAAATTAACGCGAAGCCCGCGCCCAGGGTGCGCATTCACCACCTGCAGCAGGCCAAGCGGGACGGTAAGCGCTTCGCCATGCTGACCGCCTATGAGCAGTACAGCGCGGAGATCTTCGACCAGGCCGGCATCGAGGTCCTCCTGGTGGGCGATTCGGCATCCAACAACGTTTTCGGCAACGAGACCAGCCTGCCCGTCACGGTGGATGAACTCCTCCCTCTCTGCCGCGCCGTGGCGCGGTCCGCTAAGCGCGCCCTGGTGGTGGCAGACCTGCCGTTCGGCAGTTACGAAGTTTCGGCGCAGCAGGGTGTCGAAACAGGCGTCCGGTTCCTCAAGGAAGGGCTGGCCCACGCCGTCAAGATCGAGGGCGGAAAATACTACGCGGAAACCGTCCACGCTATGGTCCAGGCCGGCGTCCCGGTCATGGCCCATATCGGCTTCACCCCCCAGAGTGAACACGCGCTGGGCGGTTACCGGGTCCAGGGCCGCGGGGAGGATGCGCAGCGCCTGATTGACGACGCGGTGGCGCTGGTTGAGGCGGGGGCGTTCGCCGTCCTGATGGAAATGGTTCCGGCGGACACGGCAGCCGCCGTTGACGCGGCGGTCAGCGTGCCGACGGTCGGGATCGGCGCCGGCAATGCCACCACCGGGCAGGTGCTGGTGTGGCAGGACATGGCCGGGTTCCGCGGCGGCAGGATGGCGAAGTTCGTCAAACAGTACGCCGACCTGCGCACGGCGCTCAGTGACGCGGCGAAGGCGTACGGCGACGAGGTCCGAACAGGTGCGTTCCCCGGCCCGGAACACTCTTTCTAG
- the glnA gene encoding type I glutamate--ammonia ligase, with product MDRQQEFVLRTIEERDVRFVRLWFTDVVGSLKSVALAPAEVEGAFEEGLGFDGSAIEGLARVFESDMLAQPDPSTFQILPWRGETEQTSRMFCDILTPDGEPSAADPRNVLKRTLAKAADMGFTCYTHPEIEFYLLKSQQPGPDGAPIPVDEGGYFDHVPGGVAQDFRRTAVTMLESVGISVEFSHHEAGPGQNEIDLRYADALQTADNIMTFRTVIKEVALQQGTYATFMPKPFTDHPGSGMHTHFSLFEGDTNAFYEAGAEFQLSKTARQFIAGILKHAPEFTAVTNQFVNSYKRLWGGGEAPSYLSWGHNNRSALVRVPLYKPGKGQSARIEYRGIDSAANPYLAYAVLLGAGLKGIEEGYELPAAAEDDVWSLSSAERRAMGHDPLPASLHDAIRSMEDSELMPQILGEQVFEHFLRNKRAEWQDYRLQVTPYELQRNLGIL from the coding sequence ATGGACCGCCAGCAAGAGTTTGTCCTGCGCACAATCGAGGAGCGCGACGTACGGTTCGTACGTTTGTGGTTCACCGACGTCGTGGGTTCACTCAAATCGGTGGCACTTGCCCCGGCCGAGGTTGAAGGGGCCTTTGAGGAGGGACTCGGTTTCGACGGTTCAGCCATCGAAGGACTGGCGCGCGTGTTCGAATCGGACATGCTGGCGCAACCGGATCCGTCCACATTCCAGATCCTGCCGTGGCGTGGCGAGACGGAACAGACGTCGAGGATGTTCTGCGACATCCTGACTCCGGACGGCGAACCGTCGGCCGCGGATCCCCGCAATGTCCTCAAGCGCACGCTGGCCAAGGCCGCGGACATGGGGTTTACGTGCTACACCCACCCGGAGATCGAGTTCTACCTCCTCAAATCCCAGCAGCCCGGGCCCGACGGCGCGCCCATACCCGTTGACGAGGGCGGCTACTTCGACCACGTTCCCGGCGGCGTGGCGCAGGACTTCCGCCGCACGGCCGTGACCATGCTGGAATCCGTGGGTATTTCGGTGGAGTTCAGCCACCATGAAGCCGGTCCCGGCCAGAACGAGATCGACCTGCGCTACGCGGACGCCCTGCAGACCGCGGACAACATCATGACGTTCCGCACGGTGATCAAGGAAGTGGCCCTCCAGCAGGGCACCTACGCCACGTTTATGCCCAAGCCCTTCACCGACCACCCCGGCTCCGGGATGCACACGCACTTCTCGCTGTTCGAGGGCGACACTAACGCTTTTTATGAGGCGGGCGCCGAATTCCAGCTCTCCAAAACCGCCCGCCAATTCATCGCAGGCATCCTGAAGCACGCCCCCGAGTTCACCGCTGTGACCAACCAGTTCGTGAACTCCTACAAGCGGCTCTGGGGTGGCGGCGAAGCACCGAGCTACCTCAGCTGGGGGCACAACAACCGTTCTGCCCTGGTCCGGGTCCCGCTGTACAAGCCCGGCAAGGGCCAGTCGGCCCGGATCGAATACCGCGGCATTGATTCAGCGGCGAACCCCTACCTTGCCTATGCCGTCCTGCTGGGGGCCGGACTGAAGGGGATCGAAGAAGGCTACGAGCTGCCCGCCGCAGCAGAGGACGACGTCTGGTCACTCAGCTCCGCCGAGCGTCGTGCCATGGGCCACGATCCCCTGCCCGCCAGCCTTCACGATGCCATCAGGTCCATGGAGGATTCCGAGCTGATGCCGCAGATCCTTGGTGAGCAGGTCTTCGAGCACTTCCTGCGCAACAAGCGTGCCGAATGGCAGGACTACCGGCTCCAGGTGACGCCCTACGAACTGCAGCGCAACCTCGGCATTCTTTAG
- a CDS encoding bifunctional [glutamine synthetase] adenylyltransferase/[glutamine synthetase]-adenylyl-L-tyrosine phosphorylase, giving the protein MSLARRLISAGFSDLEKGERFLAAPELVGLDPDRIFAGLQLAANPDTALQSLVRLIEKHPGLRELAAADPEISEPLYRVLGASEALGEFLIRHPEHLDAFEVTTSPEPLQADPEQLRSVLLKSVRAEPASARPVAGMTGTEAYAALRSAYRRGVVDLAVKDMCAADPLDFMPAVGAELADLAGAAIEAALAVSRAEAAEQFSAREVAAVGLAVIGMGKCGARELNYISDVDVIYVIDAGDLDDARANTIGTALAAGISRAISSVAREPGLWEVDANLRPEGKSGPLVRTLASHESYYARWAESWEFQALLKARTIAGDRDLGERYEKAVAPLIWSSAGREGFVESVQAMRRRVTEHIPAAEEQRQIKLGRGGLRDVEFTVQLLQLVHGKSDETLRRRDTTAAIAALSAGGYIGRTDAAAFDHAYRYLRLLEHRIQLFQLRRTHLMPVSEAAQRALAKAVLSPFSNDRPPPASLLATWQKTKRSVRELHERIFYRPLLNTAAKLSTEDARLTPEAAQGRLAALGYRDPRGAMRHIEALTAGVSRRAALQRQLLPILLDWLAEGVDPDAGLLAFRRVSEALGTTHWYLGMLRDSTAAAERLCNVLSNSRLIADLLEVSPESVAWLGTNKDLVPLNFEAQWQEITAKMSRHADPENAMRLIRLIRRREILRIAIADSAGLLKQDQVGAALADTDRAAVLGALRVAEGIVTAEGPLKTAMLVVAMGRQGGREIGYGSDADVMYVHRALPGYTDEEAQDQAARIVAKVSSLLTQPLKPAIMAERVLQMDADLRPEGKNGAMVRSLDSFAEYYRRWSLIWEAQALLRARPMAGDDALAEDFLSLIDPIRYPASISEQDVREVRRVKARVESERLPRGADPARHLKLGRGGLSDVEWLVQLLQLQHAAKHPELRTTSTVEALDAAASLNLLTAADAKLLAEAWRLASRIRSANVIWSGRASDLLPSARGDLEAVARWCGYEPGHAAALEEDYLRLSRRARGVFEKAFYGH; this is encoded by the coding sequence GTGAGCCTCGCACGCCGCCTCATCTCAGCCGGCTTCAGTGACCTGGAGAAGGGTGAGCGCTTCCTTGCTGCCCCGGAGCTGGTTGGCCTGGACCCGGACAGGATTTTCGCCGGCCTGCAGCTGGCCGCCAACCCCGACACCGCCCTGCAGTCACTGGTGCGGCTGATTGAAAAGCACCCGGGTCTCCGGGAGCTGGCGGCGGCCGATCCGGAGATCAGCGAGCCGCTCTACAGGGTGCTCGGGGCCTCCGAAGCGCTGGGGGAATTCCTTATCCGGCACCCGGAACACCTCGATGCCTTCGAAGTCACCACCAGTCCCGAGCCACTGCAGGCAGATCCGGAGCAGCTCCGCTCTGTCCTCCTGAAATCTGTCCGCGCGGAACCCGCTTCAGCCCGGCCCGTGGCAGGAATGACCGGAACCGAGGCTTATGCGGCGCTGCGGTCGGCGTACCGCCGCGGGGTGGTGGACCTGGCGGTCAAGGACATGTGCGCCGCTGACCCGCTGGACTTTATGCCCGCCGTCGGGGCTGAGCTCGCTGATCTGGCGGGGGCCGCGATCGAAGCTGCGCTGGCAGTTTCCCGTGCCGAGGCTGCTGAGCAGTTCAGCGCCAGGGAAGTGGCCGCCGTCGGCTTGGCTGTCATCGGGATGGGCAAATGCGGAGCGCGGGAACTGAACTATATTTCCGACGTCGACGTCATTTACGTGATCGACGCCGGCGACCTCGACGACGCCCGTGCCAACACCATCGGCACAGCCTTGGCCGCCGGCATTTCCCGGGCCATCTCGTCGGTGGCACGTGAGCCCGGCCTCTGGGAAGTGGACGCCAACCTGCGGCCGGAGGGCAAGTCCGGCCCCCTGGTCCGAACCCTCGCGTCGCACGAAAGCTACTACGCGCGCTGGGCGGAAAGCTGGGAATTCCAGGCACTCCTGAAGGCCCGGACCATCGCCGGCGACAGGGACCTGGGGGAGCGCTACGAAAAGGCCGTAGCCCCACTGATCTGGAGCTCCGCGGGCCGTGAAGGGTTCGTGGAGTCTGTGCAGGCGATGCGCCGCAGGGTCACCGAACATATCCCGGCGGCGGAGGAACAGCGGCAGATCAAGCTTGGCCGGGGCGGCCTCCGGGACGTCGAGTTCACCGTGCAGCTGCTTCAGCTGGTGCACGGAAAATCCGACGAAACCCTCCGCCGCAGGGATACCACCGCAGCCATTGCGGCCCTGTCCGCCGGGGGCTACATCGGCAGGACCGACGCCGCCGCTTTCGACCACGCCTACCGATACCTGCGGCTCCTGGAGCACCGCATCCAGCTGTTCCAGCTCCGGCGGACGCACCTGATGCCCGTCAGTGAGGCGGCACAGCGAGCCCTTGCAAAGGCAGTCCTTAGCCCTTTCTCCAATGACAGGCCACCACCGGCTTCGCTGCTGGCCACCTGGCAGAAGACCAAACGCTCTGTCCGTGAACTGCACGAGCGTATTTTCTACCGGCCGCTGCTTAACACGGCAGCCAAACTCAGCACCGAAGACGCCAGGCTGACGCCGGAGGCCGCCCAGGGCCGCCTTGCCGCACTGGGCTATCGCGATCCGAGGGGAGCGATGCGGCACATTGAGGCGTTGACCGCCGGTGTCAGCCGGCGCGCGGCATTGCAACGCCAGCTGCTGCCCATCCTGCTGGACTGGCTCGCCGAAGGCGTTGATCCCGACGCCGGGCTGCTCGCGTTCCGGCGCGTCAGTGAGGCCCTTGGCACCACCCACTGGTACCTGGGCATGCTCCGCGATTCCACCGCCGCGGCCGAACGGTTATGCAATGTGCTCTCCAACTCACGGCTGATCGCTGACCTGTTGGAAGTGTCGCCGGAATCGGTGGCATGGCTGGGCACCAACAAGGACCTTGTGCCATTGAACTTCGAAGCCCAATGGCAGGAAATCACGGCCAAAATGTCGCGGCACGCGGACCCGGAAAACGCCATGAGGCTGATCCGGCTGATCAGGCGCCGGGAGATCCTCCGGATCGCGATCGCCGATTCTGCCGGGCTGCTCAAGCAGGACCAGGTGGGCGCGGCGCTGGCGGACACCGACCGGGCAGCGGTGCTGGGCGCCCTGCGTGTGGCCGAAGGAATCGTCACCGCTGAGGGACCGCTGAAGACCGCGATGCTGGTGGTGGCCATGGGCCGGCAGGGCGGCCGCGAGATCGGCTACGGCTCCGATGCCGACGTAATGTACGTGCACCGCGCGCTGCCGGGCTATACCGACGAGGAGGCGCAGGATCAGGCGGCCCGGATTGTGGCCAAGGTCTCCAGCCTGCTCACGCAGCCACTCAAACCGGCCATTATGGCCGAGCGTGTGCTGCAGATGGACGCCGATCTTCGGCCCGAAGGCAAGAACGGCGCCATGGTCCGCTCCCTCGATTCGTTTGCCGAATATTACCGCCGCTGGTCGTTGATCTGGGAAGCGCAGGCGCTGCTGCGGGCCCGGCCCATGGCGGGCGACGACGCCCTGGCCGAAGACTTTCTTTCACTCATCGACCCGATCAGGTACCCGGCATCGATTTCGGAGCAGGATGTCCGGGAGGTGCGCAGGGTCAAGGCGCGGGTGGAATCGGAGCGATTGCCGCGCGGCGCGGACCCCGCACGCCACCTGAAGCTTGGCCGCGGGGGACTGAGCGACGTCGAGTGGCTGGTACAGCTGCTCCAGCTCCAGCACGCTGCCAAGCATCCGGAACTGCGGACAACGTCCACGGTGGAGGCCCTTGACGCCGCGGCTTCGCTGAACCTGCTCACGGCTGCCGACGCGAAGCTGCTGGCCGAGGCGTGGCGGCTCGCCAGCAGGATCCGGTCCGCCAACGTCATTTGGAGCGGCAGGGCTTCGGACCTGCTGCCATCTGCGCGGGGGGACCTGGAGGCGGTGGCCCGCTGGTGTGGCTACGAACCAGGCCACGCGGCCGCCTTGGAAGAGGACTACCTCCGGCTGAGCCGGCGTGCGCGGGGCGTGTTCGAGAAAGCCTTCTACGGACATTAG
- a CDS encoding VOC family protein, with amino-acid sequence MATQLYVNLPVKDLKRSVDFFTALGFSFNPDYTDENATCMIINDNAFVMLLVEGFFKTFTSRDVADATSPTEAIMAFSVDTKEDVDATVRKALAAGGARSQEVQDYGFMYNHSFQDLDGHLWEVLWMDAAGPPADDGAPAGSDGQPT; translated from the coding sequence ATGGCAACGCAACTTTACGTGAACCTGCCCGTTAAGGACCTGAAGCGGTCCGTCGATTTCTTCACCGCCCTGGGCTTCTCGTTCAACCCGGACTACACCGACGAAAACGCGACCTGCATGATCATCAACGACAACGCCTTTGTCATGCTCCTGGTAGAGGGATTCTTCAAGACCTTCACCTCCAGGGACGTGGCCGACGCCACCAGTCCCACCGAAGCCATCATGGCCTTTTCGGTGGACACTAAGGAAGACGTCGACGCAACCGTACGCAAGGCGTTGGCCGCTGGCGGCGCCCGGTCGCAGGAGGTCCAGGACTACGGCTTTATGTACAACCACAGTTTCCAGGACCTGGACGGGCACCTGTGGGAGGTCCTATGGATGGACGCTGCCGGTCCACCGGCCGACGACGGGGCTCCCGCCGGATCAGACGGACAGCCGACCTGA
- a CDS encoding GNAT family N-acetyltransferase gives MDGRCRSTGRRRGSRRIRRTADLKTRVDSVWLIALDDLDGDALAIQLGEVANLELGPGQSSFVGDPLRMVLAGLEEDSRFPYVVEAAGYAVGVLTLQAGAARLAGWPDEDSAWLLRGLLIDRRHQGQGLGPLAATSAVDAAAKLTARCGTHEAGVVLSVNETNPAGLAAYRTAGFVDQGQYLGGSSGPQRTMYRSFTK, from the coding sequence ATGGATGGACGCTGCCGGTCCACCGGCCGACGACGGGGCTCCCGCCGGATCAGACGGACAGCCGACCTGAAAACCCGGGTCGATTCTGTCTGGCTGATCGCCCTGGATGACCTCGACGGTGACGCCCTTGCCATCCAGCTGGGTGAGGTAGCCAACCTTGAACTGGGCCCTGGACAAAGCAGCTTCGTTGGTGACCCGCTCCGCATGGTCCTGGCCGGACTGGAGGAGGATTCGCGGTTCCCTTATGTCGTGGAGGCTGCGGGCTACGCCGTCGGCGTGCTGACCCTCCAGGCCGGTGCCGCGCGCCTGGCCGGCTGGCCGGACGAGGATTCCGCGTGGCTGCTACGCGGTTTACTGATCGACAGGCGCCACCAGGGGCAAGGCCTCGGACCGCTGGCGGCCACGTCCGCAGTGGACGCCGCCGCGAAACTGACCGCCAGATGCGGAACCCACGAGGCCGGCGTCGTGCTTTCCGTCAACGAAACCAACCCGGCCGGGCTGGCCGCATACCGGACCGCCGGCTTTGTGGACCAGGGGCAGTACCTGGGCGGCAGTTCCGGACCGCAACGGACCATGTACCGGAGCTTCACAAAGTAA
- the glnA gene encoding type I glutamate--ammonia ligase, translating into MFKTADEVLKFIKDEDIKFVDIRFTDLPGVQQHFNVPAKSVDADFFINGQLFDGSSIRGFQGIAESDMQLIPDVTTAFLDTFRMEKTLALNFSIVNPRTGDPYHRDPRGVAEKAEAYLASTGIADTAFFAPEAEFFVFDNVQYQSSPEGSFYKIDSEEAHWNTGREEEGGNLGYKTPIKGGYFPVSPTDKQADLRDAMCIALDEAGLEVERSHHEVGSAGQAEINYKFTTLTHAADDLQKFKYVIKNTADSWGKSVTFMPKPVFGDNGSGMHCHQSLWTNGEPLFYDEKGYAGLSDMARWYIGGLLKHSSAVLAFTNPTVNSYRRLVKGFEAPVNMVYSQGNRSAGIRIPITGSNPKAKRIEFRAPDPSSNPYLAFAAQLMAGIDGIRNRIEPPAPIDKDLYELPAEEAKDIPKAPGSLEEALEALREDNEFLQAGGVFTQDLIDTWIEYKYEYEIRPLSLRPNPYEFELYYGV; encoded by the coding sequence ATGTTCAAGACTGCGGACGAAGTCCTCAAGTTCATCAAGGACGAAGATATTAAATTCGTCGATATCCGCTTCACCGACCTCCCGGGTGTGCAGCAGCACTTCAACGTGCCGGCAAAGAGCGTCGACGCGGACTTCTTCATCAACGGCCAGCTCTTCGACGGTTCCTCCATCCGCGGGTTCCAGGGTATCGCCGAATCCGACATGCAGCTGATCCCGGACGTTACCACCGCATTCCTGGACACCTTCCGCATGGAGAAGACCCTTGCGCTGAACTTCTCCATCGTGAACCCCCGCACCGGAGACCCGTACCACCGCGACCCCCGCGGCGTGGCCGAGAAGGCTGAGGCCTACCTCGCCTCCACAGGCATCGCCGACACCGCGTTCTTTGCTCCGGAAGCCGAATTCTTCGTCTTCGACAACGTCCAGTACCAGTCCTCCCCCGAGGGCAGCTTCTACAAGATCGACTCCGAAGAAGCACACTGGAACACCGGCCGCGAAGAAGAAGGGGGAAACCTCGGCTACAAGACCCCCATCAAGGGCGGCTACTTCCCCGTTTCCCCCACCGACAAGCAGGCCGACCTCCGCGACGCCATGTGCATCGCCCTGGATGAGGCAGGCCTCGAGGTCGAGCGCAGCCACCATGAGGTAGGCTCCGCCGGCCAGGCTGAAATCAACTACAAGTTCACCACCCTGACCCACGCCGCAGACGACCTGCAGAAGTTCAAGTACGTCATCAAGAACACGGCCGATTCCTGGGGCAAGTCCGTGACCTTCATGCCGAAGCCGGTCTTTGGCGACAACGGTTCGGGCATGCACTGCCACCAGTCGCTGTGGACCAACGGCGAGCCGCTGTTTTACGACGAAAAGGGCTACGCCGGCCTGTCCGACATGGCCCGCTGGTACATTGGCGGCCTGCTGAAGCACTCCTCGGCCGTCCTCGCCTTCACCAACCCGACGGTGAACTCCTACCGCCGCCTGGTCAAGGGCTTCGAAGCTCCGGTCAACATGGTCTACTCGCAGGGCAACCGCTCCGCCGGAATCCGTATCCCCATCACGGGCTCCAACCCCAAGGCCAAGCGCATCGAGTTCCGCGCTCCGGACCCCTCGTCCAACCCGTACCTGGCCTTCGCTGCCCAGCTGATGGCCGGCATTGACGGCATCCGGAACCGCATCGAACCGCCGGCTCCGATCGACAAGGACCTCTACGAGCTGCCTGCCGAGGAAGCCAAGGACATCCCGAAGGCTCCGGGTTCGCTGGAAGAGGCGCTGGAGGCCCTGCGCGAGGACAACGAGTTCTTGCAGGCCGGTGGCGTGTTCACCCAGGACCTGATCGACACCTGGATCGAGTACAAGTACGAGTACGAGATCCGCCCGCTGTCCCTGCGCCCGAACCCGTACGAGTTCGAGCTCTACTACGGCGTCTAG
- a CDS encoding RDD family protein, with the protein MVDRNDIGSWLSGPDTSGISRYPGERLGMPESGSGSMARAGRRILAIVLDWGIALLISNFAFGGDSWATLAVFAAEQMLLVGTLGYSIGHRVAGIHVLRLGGGPAGPMAAVVRSVLLCLVIPAVIFDPDQRGLHDKAMNTVLVRR; encoded by the coding sequence GTGGTAGATCGCAATGACATTGGTTCCTGGCTCAGCGGACCGGACACGTCCGGCATCTCAAGGTACCCGGGGGAGCGCTTGGGAATGCCTGAATCCGGTTCCGGCTCCATGGCCAGGGCAGGCAGGCGAATCCTCGCTATCGTCCTTGACTGGGGGATTGCCCTGCTGATCAGCAATTTTGCCTTTGGCGGTGACTCCTGGGCCACGTTGGCGGTATTTGCCGCGGAACAGATGCTGCTCGTGGGCACCCTTGGTTACAGCATCGGCCACCGCGTGGCCGGGATCCATGTGCTGCGCCTGGGCGGCGGACCCGCTGGTCCGATGGCCGCCGTGGTGAGGTCAGTGTTGCTGTGCCTGGTGATTCCTGCCGTAATTTTCGATCCGGACCAGCGGGGACTGCACGACAAGGCGATGAATACGGTCCTCGTCAGACGCTAG
- a CDS encoding DUF3817 domain-containing protein, whose product MAIPARTLVVRTFRVLAVAEGVSWAALLAGMYFKWIAKTTELGVEIAGPIHGALFVGYGIAALALWRLQRWPFVVALFAGLSAVFPFATVAFERWAGKRGYLTPRTGVPAGTKETAGV is encoded by the coding sequence ATGGCGATCCCCGCAAGAACCCTCGTTGTCCGGACCTTCCGCGTCCTGGCGGTTGCCGAAGGCGTCAGCTGGGCTGCACTCCTGGCGGGCATGTACTTCAAGTGGATCGCCAAGACCACCGAACTGGGCGTGGAGATCGCCGGCCCTATCCATGGTGCGCTGTTTGTGGGCTACGGCATCGCTGCCCTCGCCTTGTGGCGGCTCCAGCGGTGGCCCTTCGTGGTGGCCCTGTTCGCGGGCCTGTCGGCGGTGTTCCCGTTCGCCACGGTCGCGTTCGAACGCTGGGCCGGAAAGCGCGGCTACCTGACGCCACGCACGGGCGTTCCTGCCGGGACGAAGGAAACGGCGGGGGTCTGA
- a CDS encoding DUF4191 domain-containing protein, translated as MANTPDSSNSTPAASGAPKRGLFSRKPKEAKVKKPSRLKQIGEVFNMTRRHDPMVPWLMLLVFLGVVAVSFLVGYWLENWITGLLIGIPLGLLGATLILSRRAERAAFAQIENQPGASGAALGTLKRGWITEDQPVAVNPRTQDAVFRAVGRPGVVLVSEGPTIRVKPMLDAERKRLARILPNVTVHMIESGRDEGQVPISQVAKKMGKLKNELTKLEVNAVSKRISSLGNRLPIPKGIDPYKARPNRGR; from the coding sequence ATGGCGAACACCCCTGATTCCAGTAACAGCACTCCGGCGGCCTCTGGCGCCCCGAAACGTGGCCTCTTCTCGCGCAAGCCAAAAGAAGCAAAGGTCAAGAAGCCCAGCCGGCTCAAGCAGATCGGCGAAGTCTTTAACATGACCCGCCGCCATGATCCCATGGTCCCGTGGCTGATGCTGCTGGTGTTCCTGGGTGTTGTGGCTGTCAGCTTCCTGGTGGGTTATTGGCTGGAAAACTGGATCACTGGCCTTCTCATCGGCATTCCGCTGGGCCTCCTCGGCGCCACCCTGATCCTCTCGCGTCGTGCCGAACGCGCCGCCTTCGCCCAGATCGAGAACCAGCCGGGAGCTTCGGGCGCTGCACTGGGCACGCTGAAGCGCGGCTGGATCACCGAGGACCAGCCGGTCGCCGTAAACCCACGCACGCAGGACGCCGTGTTCCGCGCCGTCGGCCGTCCCGGCGTCGTCCTCGTCAGCGAAGGCCCCACCATCCGCGTCAAGCCGATGCTCGACGCCGAGCGTAAGCGCCTCGCGCGCATCCTCCCAAACGTCACGGTCCACATGATCGAAAGCGGCCGCGACGAGGGCCAGGTCCCTATCAGCCAGGTAGCCAAGAAGATGGGCAAGCTCAAGAACGAGCTGACCAAGCTTGAGGTGAATGCGGTATCCAAACGCATTTCCTCGCTGGGCAACCGACTCCCGATTCCCAAGGGAATCGACCCTTACAAAGCTCGTCCCAACCGCGGACGCTAA
- the lipA gene encoding lipoyl synthase: MTLAPEGRKLLRVEQRNSAVPVERKPEWIKAKVQMGPEYVQLKNLVKKEGLHTVCEEAGCPNIFECWEDKEATFLIGGSECTRRCDFCQIDTGKPSPVDVFEPTKVARSVLAMQLRYATVTGVARDDLADEGVWLYAETVRKIHELNPGTGVELLIPDFSGKPEHIEAICASKPEVFAHNVETVPRIFKRIRPAFRYDRSLDVITQGRNLGMVTKSNLILGMGETREEISEALRDLHEAGCDLITITQYLRPSERHLPVDRWVKPQEFVDLQDEAKEIGFLGVMSGPLVRSSYRAGRLWATAMRKKGWEIPAQLAHIESSGSTRQEASSLLAARS, translated from the coding sequence GTGACACTGGCACCAGAAGGCCGGAAGCTGCTGCGCGTTGAGCAGCGTAACTCTGCAGTACCTGTGGAGCGGAAGCCGGAGTGGATCAAGGCGAAGGTCCAGATGGGTCCGGAGTATGTCCAGCTCAAGAACCTGGTTAAGAAGGAAGGCCTGCACACGGTGTGTGAGGAGGCTGGCTGCCCGAACATTTTTGAGTGCTGGGAAGACAAGGAAGCGACGTTCCTGATCGGTGGCTCCGAATGCACCCGGCGCTGTGATTTCTGCCAGATCGATACGGGTAAGCCGTCCCCGGTTGACGTGTTTGAGCCCACGAAGGTGGCCCGCTCGGTTCTGGCCATGCAGCTGCGCTACGCCACCGTCACCGGGGTGGCCCGGGATGACCTGGCCGATGAGGGTGTGTGGCTCTATGCCGAGACGGTGAGGAAGATCCACGAGCTGAACCCGGGCACCGGCGTCGAACTGTTGATCCCTGACTTTTCCGGCAAGCCCGAGCACATCGAGGCGATCTGCGCTTCGAAGCCGGAGGTCTTCGCGCACAACGTCGAAACCGTGCCCCGGATCTTCAAGCGGATCCGGCCCGCGTTCCGGTATGACCGGTCCCTGGATGTCATCACCCAGGGCCGGAACCTGGGCATGGTGACCAAGTCCAACCTGATCCTGGGCATGGGTGAGACCCGCGAGGAGATCTCCGAGGCGCTGCGGGACCTGCACGAGGCCGGCTGTGACCTGATCACCATCACCCAGTACCTTCGCCCATCCGAGCGGCACCTGCCGGTGGACCGCTGGGTCAAGCCGCAGGAGTTCGTGGACCTCCAGGACGAGGCCAAGGAGATCGGCTTCCTCGGCGTCATGTCCGGACCCCTGGTCCGTTCCTCCTACCGGGCCGGCCGGCTCTGGGCCACCGCGATGCGCAAGAAGGGCTGGGAAATCCCCGCCCAGCTCGCCCACATCGAGTCCTCCGGCAGCACCCGCCAGGAAGCCAGCTCACTGCTGGCAGCCCGTTCCTAA